A window of Pedococcus aerophilus contains these coding sequences:
- a CDS encoding NADH-quinone oxidoreductase subunit L: MSASAARLVVLVPVLAAVLGLFLARRWDGLDPRAARATAVGASLVTLVVALVQLVAVHTSGQARAVGTLPALAAGELRIPLQLQATAATALIALVVAVVGWAVQAFAGWYLREDDRYGVFAATVSLFTAAMLLVVQSADLVLTLVGWEVMGWCSYLLIGHWSRKESARRAALKAFLVTRLADVGFVLGVVLLAASAGSTAYGQVVQAWAGATCTDTGACAAPDIRLLTAAMVLLVVGVLGKSGMVPFHDWLPDAMEGPTPASALIHAATMVAAGTFVLAQLFDLLAASDVARWVLAVSTAVTMVWAAVLAFGQSDLKRLLAYSTLSQVALMLSALAVAPADEGPGAGVLHLYSHAFFKALLFLAIGWLSVTVGGTAAAALKGGLRGHLLLRPAMFVGLLSLAGVPPLVGFVSKEHVLSAAEAGVGLGGGATARAWVVLVAGLVTVALTAAYCTRAWLVLDDLASADVERHDTDTATRPVRTAVVVLAALTVVGGLVVLTPLVDLEGHVGWFVAVLSILLIAGSALAVRHITVGRHGAGEDPARLVGSRQSSFDGGFGVDRLYVALVATPVLALARLVVFLDREVVDAYVRGAAVGAVLAGRGGDRAHRAERAATGLVWVVAGAVAVALAGVALL, from the coding sequence GTGAGCGCGTCAGCAGCACGGCTCGTCGTCCTCGTCCCCGTCCTCGCGGCCGTCCTCGGGCTGTTCCTCGCCCGTCGGTGGGACGGGCTCGACCCGCGGGCGGCCCGCGCGACGGCCGTCGGAGCCTCGCTCGTCACGCTGGTGGTGGCCCTCGTGCAGCTCGTCGCCGTCCACACCTCCGGACAGGCCCGCGCCGTGGGCACCCTCCCCGCCCTCGCGGCCGGAGAGCTTCGCATCCCGCTCCAGCTCCAGGCCACCGCGGCCACCGCCCTGATCGCCCTCGTCGTCGCCGTCGTCGGGTGGGCGGTCCAGGCGTTCGCCGGGTGGTACCTGCGCGAGGACGACCGCTACGGCGTCTTCGCTGCCACCGTCTCGCTCTTCACGGCCGCCATGCTGCTCGTCGTCCAGTCCGCCGACCTCGTCCTCACCCTCGTCGGCTGGGAGGTGATGGGTTGGTGCTCCTACCTGCTCATCGGGCACTGGAGCCGCAAGGAGTCGGCGCGGCGGGCCGCGCTCAAGGCCTTCCTCGTCACGCGCCTCGCCGACGTCGGCTTCGTCCTCGGGGTGGTGCTCCTCGCCGCCAGCGCCGGGTCCACGGCATACGGCCAGGTGGTCCAGGCCTGGGCGGGGGCGACCTGCACCGACACCGGTGCCTGCGCGGCCCCGGACATCCGGCTGCTCACCGCCGCGATGGTCCTGCTGGTCGTCGGGGTGCTCGGCAAGTCCGGCATGGTGCCGTTCCACGACTGGCTGCCCGACGCCATGGAGGGCCCGACCCCCGCATCCGCCCTCATCCACGCGGCGACGATGGTGGCCGCAGGGACCTTCGTGCTGGCGCAGCTCTTCGACCTCCTTGCCGCCAGCGACGTGGCCCGCTGGGTCCTGGCCGTCAGCACCGCCGTGACGATGGTGTGGGCCGCCGTGCTCGCCTTCGGGCAGAGCGACCTCAAGCGGCTGCTGGCCTACTCGACGCTGAGCCAGGTCGCGCTGATGCTGTCGGCGCTCGCCGTCGCTCCGGCCGACGAGGGCCCGGGGGCAGGTGTGCTCCACCTCTACTCCCACGCGTTCTTCAAGGCGTTGCTGTTCCTGGCGATCGGGTGGCTCAGCGTGACCGTCGGGGGCACGGCCGCCGCCGCGCTCAAGGGCGGCTTGCGCGGCCACCTGCTCCTGCGCCCCGCCATGTTCGTCGGCCTGCTGTCGCTCGCGGGGGTGCCGCCGCTGGTGGGGTTCGTCTCCAAGGAGCACGTGCTCTCGGCTGCGGAGGCGGGAGTCGGGCTCGGGGGCGGCGCCACGGCCCGCGCGTGGGTCGTCCTCGTGGCCGGGCTGGTCACCGTCGCCCTCACCGCGGCCTACTGCACCCGCGCCTGGCTCGTCCTCGACGACCTGGCCAGCGCCGACGTCGAGCGCCACGACACCGACACCGCCACCCGCCCGGTGCGCACCGCCGTCGTCGTGCTGGCCGCGCTCACCGTCGTCGGTGGTCTCGTCGTCCTCACGCCGCTGGTCGACCTCGAGGGCCACGTCGGGTGGTTCGTCGCGGTCCTCAGCATCCTGCTCATCGCCGGCTCGGCGCTCGCCGTGCGCCACATCACCGTGGGCCGCCACGGTGCGGGGGAGGACCCCGCCAGGCTCGTCGGGTCGCGCCAGTCGTCCTTCGACGGCGGCTTCGGCGTGGACCGCCTGTACGTCGCACTGGTCGCCACCCCGGTCCTGGCCCTTGCCCGGCTCGTGGTCTTCCTCGACCGCGAGGTGGTCGACGCCTACGTCCGCGGTGCCGCGGTCGGTGCCGTCCTCGCCGGTCGGGGCGGTGACCGCGCCCACCGCGCCGAGCGCGCCGCCACCGGACTGGTCTGGGTGGTCGCCGGTGCGGTCGCCGTCGCGCTCGCGGGGGTGGCGCTGCTGTGA
- the nuoK gene encoding NADH-quinone oxidoreductase subunit NuoK has translation MIHLAGPYLLAAVLAGLGTYGVLARRNAVLVLIGVELVLNAATLLLVSVGASGGDRWAAGNVLTLFVITIAAAEVCVALAVVLAVHRLRGDIDLDRGRDLDRDLDRDLDQDLDRARP, from the coding sequence GTGATCCACCTCGCCGGTCCCTACCTGCTCGCCGCCGTGCTCGCCGGCCTGGGGACGTATGGAGTCCTGGCCCGCCGCAACGCCGTGCTCGTCCTCATCGGGGTCGAGCTGGTCCTCAACGCGGCCACCCTGCTCCTCGTCTCGGTCGGGGCCTCCGGCGGAGACCGCTGGGCGGCGGGCAACGTGCTGACCCTGTTCGTCATCACCATCGCCGCCGCCGAGGTCTGCGTCGCCCTCGCAGTGGTGCTGGCCGTCCACCGGTTGCGGGGCGACATCGACCTGGACCGTGGACGAGACCTCGACCGAGACCTCGACCGAGACCTCGACCAAGACCTCGACCGGGCCCGCCCGTGA
- a CDS encoding NADH-quinone oxidoreductase subunit J family protein — MTGLDVAFAAVGLVAAASGLLAVTTRHVVHAALWLVVCLGSVAGCYLVLGAEFVALVQVLVYVGAVVVLVLFALMLTRAPIGPHAEIATSRLHRVLAAVLGAGVTAMLAAVLLPLAARVQRTETDTTALAGELFGTWVWPFELLSLLLLVALVAALAVSRVAGRAARADAPARTAGTTSEGSAS, encoded by the coding sequence GTGACCGGCCTCGACGTCGCCTTCGCCGCGGTCGGGCTCGTCGCCGCGGCCAGCGGGCTGCTCGCGGTGACCACCCGCCACGTGGTGCACGCCGCGCTGTGGCTCGTGGTCTGCCTCGGGTCGGTCGCAGGGTGCTACCTCGTGCTCGGCGCAGAGTTCGTCGCGCTGGTGCAGGTGCTCGTCTACGTGGGGGCCGTCGTCGTGCTGGTCCTCTTCGCGCTGATGCTCACCCGCGCCCCGATCGGCCCGCACGCCGAGATCGCCACGAGCCGCCTGCACCGGGTGCTCGCCGCGGTCCTCGGCGCCGGGGTCACCGCCATGCTGGCGGCCGTCCTGCTGCCGCTCGCGGCGCGCGTGCAGCGCACCGAGACCGACACGACCGCGCTCGCCGGTGAGCTCTTCGGGACGTGGGTGTGGCCGTTCGAGCTGCTGTCCCTGCTCCTGCTGGTCGCCCTCGTCGCGGCCCTGGCCGTCTCCCGCGTGGCCGGCCGCGCCGCGCGCGCCGACGCCCCCGCGAGGACCGCGGGGACGACCTCCGAGGGGAGCGCGTCGTGA
- a CDS encoding NADH-quinone oxidoreductase subunit I, producing MTEPLESEPTKPAPTKRSSGGAIPGILKGLATTARTLATPSHTAEYPDVQPHLPPRSRGVIALLEENCTSCMLCARECPDWCIYIDSHKETIPATTPGGRDRQRNVLDRFAIDFSLCMYCGICIEVCPFDALHWSPEFEYSELDIRDLLHEKDRLGQWMPTVPPPPALDEHSAEPAEIAATNKPARPVRTPAARPTRVTPQPEADA from the coding sequence ATGACCGAACCCCTCGAGTCCGAACCCACCAAGCCGGCACCCACGAAGCGCAGCAGCGGCGGCGCCATACCGGGGATCCTCAAGGGCCTGGCCACGACGGCACGCACCCTCGCGACGCCGTCGCACACGGCGGAGTACCCCGACGTCCAGCCGCACCTGCCGCCGCGCAGCCGCGGCGTCATCGCGCTGCTCGAGGAGAACTGCACCTCCTGCATGCTCTGCGCCCGCGAGTGCCCGGACTGGTGCATCTACATCGACTCCCACAAGGAGACGATCCCCGCCACCACGCCGGGAGGGCGCGACCGGCAGCGCAACGTCCTCGACCGGTTCGCCATCGACTTCAGCCTCTGCATGTACTGCGGCATCTGCATCGAGGTCTGCCCGTTCGACGCGCTGCACTGGAGCCCCGAGTTCGAGTACTCCGAGCTCGACATCCGCGACCTGCTTCACGAGAAGGACCGGCTCGGCCAGTGGATGCCCACGGTGCCGCCCCCGCCCGCCCTCGACGAGCACTCCGCCGAGCCGGCCGAGATCGCCGCCACGAACAAGCCCGCCCGCCCCGTCCGCACCCCTGCGGCCCGTCCGACGCGGGTGACTCCGCAGCCGGAGGCCGACGCGTGA
- the nuoH gene encoding NADH-quinone oxidoreductase subunit NuoH, translated as MTGVEALEVVLRSVAVLAAFLVLPLLVGQTEHKVMAHMQGRLGPMYAGGFHGWAQLVADGVKFVQKEDITPAAADKGVFRFAPAVALIPYLVAMAVIPLSPDVVAADAPASAVFVLAVTAVGILGTLMAGWASANKYSLLGAMRAGAQLLSYELPLVLAVASVCLAAGSLSLSGIAAAWSPWWLLWQLPGAVVFLVAAVAELQRPPFDMPVADSEIVFGAYTEYTGLRFAFFLLSEYAGIVVMSLLFAVLYLGGWQGPFSDQLGWVWTMLKGFVIAVVVIWLRVSWPRLREDQLQRLAWLVLVPLALAQLALTGVWVVLTA; from the coding sequence GTGACCGGGGTCGAGGCCCTGGAGGTCGTCCTGCGCTCGGTCGCCGTGCTCGCGGCCTTCCTCGTGCTGCCGCTGCTCGTCGGCCAGACCGAGCACAAGGTCATGGCCCACATGCAGGGACGCCTCGGACCCATGTACGCCGGCGGGTTCCACGGGTGGGCGCAGCTCGTCGCCGACGGGGTCAAGTTCGTGCAGAAGGAGGACATCACCCCGGCCGCGGCCGACAAGGGCGTCTTCCGGTTCGCCCCGGCGGTGGCGCTCATCCCGTACCTCGTGGCCATGGCGGTCATCCCGCTGTCGCCCGACGTGGTCGCTGCCGACGCCCCGGCGAGCGCCGTGTTCGTCCTGGCGGTGACCGCCGTCGGCATCCTCGGCACGCTGATGGCCGGCTGGGCCAGCGCCAACAAGTACTCGCTGCTCGGCGCGATGCGGGCCGGCGCCCAGCTGCTCTCCTACGAGCTGCCGCTGGTCCTCGCCGTCGCGAGCGTCTGCCTGGCGGCCGGGTCGCTGTCCCTGTCGGGCATCGCCGCCGCGTGGTCGCCGTGGTGGCTGCTGTGGCAGCTGCCCGGCGCCGTCGTCTTCCTCGTCGCCGCCGTGGCCGAGCTCCAGCGCCCGCCGTTCGACATGCCGGTCGCCGACAGCGAGATCGTGTTCGGCGCCTACACCGAGTACACCGGGCTGCGGTTCGCGTTCTTCCTGCTCAGCGAGTACGCCGGGATCGTCGTCATGTCGCTGCTGTTCGCCGTGCTCTACCTCGGAGGCTGGCAGGGTCCGTTCAGCGACCAGCTCGGCTGGGTCTGGACCATGCTCAAGGGGTTCGTCATCGCCGTCGTCGTGATCTGGCTGCGGGTGTCCTGGCCGCGGCTGCGCGAGGACCAGCTCCAGCGCCTCGCCTGGCTCGTCCTCGTGCCGCTCGCCCTCGCGCAGCTGGCCCTCACCGGTGTCTGGGTGGTGCTGACCGCATGA
- a CDS encoding NADH-quinone oxidoreductase subunit C, with translation MNDPATVQRREVPSQEWVESIEAARAEGFTFFDWLTAVDQTDAADTPGFDVVCHLMDGSTPTSLRRMMIRTRVSDGEALASVTPVFRGAAWHERETHEMFGLDFDGFDDGTGQDLRPLLLPDGFEGTPLRKSFVLAARASKAWPGAKEPGESEHSKPTGRRRVSAPGVPDADWGPR, from the coding sequence GTGAACGACCCGGCAACCGTGCAGCGCCGGGAGGTGCCGAGCCAGGAGTGGGTCGAGTCGATCGAGGCGGCCCGCGCGGAGGGCTTCACCTTCTTCGACTGGTTGACCGCCGTCGACCAGACCGACGCCGCCGACACCCCGGGGTTCGACGTCGTCTGCCACCTCATGGACGGATCGACCCCGACGTCGTTGCGGCGCATGATGATCCGTACCCGTGTCTCTGACGGCGAGGCGCTCGCCTCGGTCACGCCGGTCTTCCGTGGTGCTGCCTGGCACGAACGCGAGACGCACGAGATGTTCGGGCTCGACTTCGACGGGTTCGACGACGGCACCGGGCAGGACCTGCGGCCGCTGCTCCTCCCCGACGGCTTCGAGGGCACGCCGCTGCGCAAGTCGTTCGTCCTCGCCGCGCGCGCGTCCAAGGCCTGGCCCGGCGCCAAGGAGCCCGGCGAGAGCGAGCACAGCAAGCCGACCGGTCGCCGGCGTGTCTCCGCACCCGGCGTCCCCGACGCCGACTGGGGTCCGCGGTGA
- a CDS encoding NADH-quinone oxidoreductase subunit B family protein, with translation MPGSSKVNLPMPRVGAGTEHAPQPIRVVLNWGRRYSLWVFNFGLACCAIEFIAASMARHDFIRLGVIPFAPGPRQADLMVVSGTVTDKMAPAVRRLYDQMPEPKYVISFGACSNSGGPYWDSYSVTKGVDTIIPVDVYVPGCPPRPESLLQGIIKLQEKIAAETLSTEGMRARYAGHRPASAAEVTRGLVAPPAAAARPTVPGGPAGAAPATDSGEPS, from the coding sequence ATGCCTGGGTCCAGCAAGGTCAACCTGCCCATGCCCCGCGTCGGGGCCGGCACCGAGCACGCTCCCCAACCGATCCGGGTCGTCCTCAACTGGGGTCGCCGCTACTCCCTGTGGGTCTTCAACTTCGGCCTGGCGTGCTGCGCGATCGAGTTCATCGCGGCGTCGATGGCCCGGCACGACTTCATCCGCCTCGGCGTGATCCCGTTCGCCCCGGGCCCCCGACAGGCCGACCTCATGGTCGTCTCGGGCACCGTCACCGACAAGATGGCGCCCGCCGTCCGTCGGCTCTACGACCAGATGCCCGAGCCGAAGTACGTGATCTCGTTCGGTGCGTGCTCCAACTCCGGCGGCCCCTACTGGGACTCCTACAGCGTCACCAAGGGCGTCGACACGATCATCCCCGTCGACGTCTACGTGCCCGGCTGCCCGCCCCGGCCCGAGTCGCTGCTGCAGGGCATCATCAAGCTCCAGGAGAAGATCGCAGCAGAGACGTTGTCCACCGAGGGGATGCGGGCCAGGTACGCCGGGCACCGCCCCGCCTCCGCCGCCGAGGTGACGCGAGGACTCGTGGCCCCACCCGCTGCTGCCGCTCGACCGACCGTTCCGGGTGGCCCGGCCGGCGCCGCTCCTGCCACCGACTCCGGGGAGCCGTCGTGA
- a CDS encoding NADH-quinone oxidoreductase subunit A: MSPYVVVAAVVVVGLLLFVAAMGARRLLAPSAPTRAKLTTYESGVDPVGRDWAQTQIRYFVYAFLYVIFAVDAVYLFPWALVVRSADLGAASLVEIAVFIGVLLVGLVHAARRGLLRWL, from the coding sequence GTGTCGCCCTACGTCGTCGTCGCCGCAGTGGTCGTGGTCGGCCTGCTGCTCTTCGTCGCCGCCATGGGGGCCCGGAGGCTGCTCGCGCCGAGTGCTCCGACCCGCGCGAAGCTGACGACCTACGAGTCCGGCGTCGACCCCGTCGGCCGGGACTGGGCGCAGACGCAGATCCGCTACTTCGTCTACGCGTTCCTCTACGTCATCTTCGCCGTCGACGCCGTCTACCTGTTCCCGTGGGCGCTGGTCGTCCGCTCCGCCGACCTCGGCGCGGCCTCCCTCGTCGAGATCGCGGTGTTCATCGGCGTCCTGCTCGTCGGTCTCGTGCACGCCGCCCGCCGTGGCCTGTTGAGGTGGCTGTGA
- a CDS encoding LON peptidase substrate-binding domain-containing protein, whose amino-acid sequence MAQVPLFPLGTVLVPGAPLPLQIFEPRYVVMLSDLVNAMEVPEFGVVAIRQGHEVGPESAHDLHEVGCLARVTQAASVGDGRYLVVSTGVQRFHLDGLAETGSPYLTGEVTVLEEREGDAQEVAELVTRLHDALHRYARTLGAQEPQWSHDPVELSYTVGDAVGLDLGDRQRLLAAPDTETRLRLGLRLVRREQGLAQTLGVVPPTPEHGWNPN is encoded by the coding sequence ATGGCGCAGGTCCCGCTCTTCCCGCTCGGCACGGTCCTGGTGCCGGGCGCCCCCCTGCCGTTGCAGATCTTCGAGCCGCGCTACGTCGTGATGCTCAGCGACCTCGTCAACGCGATGGAGGTGCCGGAGTTCGGGGTGGTGGCGATCAGGCAGGGCCACGAGGTCGGTCCGGAGTCGGCCCACGACCTGCACGAGGTCGGCTGCCTCGCCCGGGTGACCCAAGCGGCCTCGGTGGGCGACGGCCGCTACCTGGTCGTCAGCACGGGCGTCCAGCGCTTCCACCTCGACGGGCTCGCGGAGACGGGTTCGCCGTACCTCACGGGAGAGGTGACCGTCCTCGAGGAGCGCGAGGGTGATGCGCAGGAGGTGGCCGAGCTGGTGACGCGGCTGCACGACGCCCTGCACCGGTACGCGCGGACGCTCGGGGCGCAGGAGCCGCAGTGGTCGCACGACCCGGTCGAGCTGTCGTACACCGTGGGGGACGCCGTCGGGCTCGACCTCGGCGACCGGCAACGTCTGCTGGCCGCCCCCGACACCGAGACCAGGCTGCGGCTCGGCCTGCGCCTGGTCCGTCGTGAGCAGGGCCTGGCCCAGACGCTCGGCGTCGTGCCCCCGACGCCGGAGCACGGCTGGAACCCCAACTGA
- a CDS encoding DinB family protein: protein MTPDDTPSAWDERTTLMTMLQYTRDVAAGKARDLAAHHIGAAPLPGSPLMSIGGVINHLRWVEHSWIENRFVGGPDLGPWTATEPDREFTVGAETPIAQTLEEYAAQAVRTDALIAGLELDDRSATPFRSGEHPTLRWVILHLIEENARHNGHLDLLRELADGQTGD, encoded by the coding sequence ATGACCCCCGACGACACCCCCAGCGCGTGGGACGAGCGCACCACGTTGATGACGATGCTGCAGTACACCCGCGACGTCGCGGCCGGGAAGGCGCGCGACCTGGCCGCGCACCACATCGGCGCCGCTCCCCTCCCCGGCTCGCCGCTGATGTCGATCGGCGGCGTCATCAACCACCTGCGGTGGGTCGAGCACTCGTGGATCGAGAACCGCTTCGTCGGCGGCCCCGACCTCGGGCCGTGGACCGCGACAGAGCCGGACCGGGAGTTCACGGTGGGCGCCGAGACGCCCATCGCCCAGACGCTGGAGGAGTATGCCGCGCAGGCAGTCCGCACCGACGCCCTGATCGCGGGGCTCGAGCTCGACGACCGTTCGGCGACGCCGTTCCGCAGCGGCGAGCACCCGACGCTGCGCTGGGTGATCCTGCACCTCATCGAGGAGAACGCCCGGCACAACGGCCACCTCGACCTGCTCCGCGAGCTCGCCGACGGCCAGACCGGCGACTGA
- a CDS encoding N-acetyltransferase, translating into MLIRRELPSDADAIRAVHLKAFAKPATDDAPAQEGTLEANLVDDLRADGDLVEECCLVAEVDGVVAGHVAISRAFLDDEPALVALGPLGVLPEVQRSGIGSALVHAALAAADALGEPAMVLLGHPTYYPRFGFGPAVDHGVTPPQDWGPQYFMLRPLHAWGEGRPGAFRYAPAFEGLDG; encoded by the coding sequence ATGCTGATCCGCCGAGAGCTGCCGAGCGACGCCGACGCGATCCGGGCGGTGCACCTCAAGGCGTTCGCCAAGCCGGCCACCGACGACGCTCCCGCCCAGGAGGGCACCCTCGAGGCGAACCTCGTGGACGACCTGCGTGCCGACGGCGACCTGGTCGAGGAGTGCTGTCTCGTCGCCGAGGTCGACGGAGTCGTCGCCGGGCACGTCGCGATCAGCAGGGCGTTCCTCGACGACGAGCCCGCGCTGGTCGCCCTGGGTCCGCTCGGCGTCCTGCCGGAGGTCCAGCGGTCGGGGATCGGCTCGGCCCTCGTGCACGCCGCGCTCGCGGCCGCTGACGCCCTGGGTGAGCCCGCGATGGTGCTGCTCGGCCACCCCACCTACTACCCGCGCTTCGGGTTCGGCCCGGCCGTCGACCACGGCGTCACGCCGCCGCAGGACTGGGGTCCGCAGTACTTCATGCTGCGCCCGCTGCACGCCTGGGGCGAGGGCCGGCCCGGTGCGTTCCGGTACGCCCCCGCCTTCGAAGGCCTCGACGGCTGA
- a CDS encoding glycosyl hydrolase produces the protein MLRLEDHWVWDSWIADDGDLYHLFFLMAPRSLVDPGTRHTAATVGHATSRDLVTWDYLGECFGPAETGFDDLAIWTGSVVRDGDRWRMFYTAVSTSGHHVYDQRVGSAVSDDLHHWSRVSSEPAVRVDGRWYKNLANTPAPTEGPDLEGSSETWRDPLVFADADGDGWHLLLAARARDAARNDDGVVAHATSPDLEHWTLQPPLCEPGAGFGQLEVLQDKQIDGRWVLVFTCHPQEMTAERKARTGEYCTWSVPGEGPLGPWDIDAAQPFEAEPHLFAAPLVQRRDGSWALVGFRNVEPEGFDGFEIIDPIPVTLDADGYLVATDDYAPHPSSYARLATAEKTAGESA, from the coding sequence ATGCTGCGGCTCGAAGACCACTGGGTCTGGGACTCCTGGATCGCCGACGACGGCGACCTCTACCACCTGTTCTTCCTCATGGCGCCCCGGTCGCTGGTCGACCCGGGCACGCGGCACACGGCCGCGACCGTGGGGCATGCGACGTCGCGGGACCTCGTGACCTGGGACTACCTGGGGGAGTGCTTCGGGCCGGCGGAGACCGGGTTCGACGACCTCGCGATCTGGACCGGGTCGGTCGTCCGTGACGGCGACCGGTGGCGGATGTTCTACACCGCGGTCTCCACCTCCGGGCACCACGTCTATGACCAACGCGTCGGGTCGGCCGTCTCGGACGACCTGCACCACTGGTCGCGGGTGTCCAGCGAGCCCGCTGTGCGCGTCGACGGGCGCTGGTACAAGAACCTCGCCAACACCCCTGCGCCGACCGAGGGGCCCGACCTCGAGGGGTCGAGCGAGACCTGGCGCGACCCGCTGGTGTTCGCGGACGCCGACGGTGACGGCTGGCACCTGCTGCTCGCCGCCCGGGCCCGAGACGCCGCCCGCAACGACGACGGCGTGGTCGCCCACGCCACCAGCCCCGACCTCGAGCACTGGACGCTCCAGCCGCCACTGTGCGAGCCGGGTGCGGGGTTCGGCCAGCTGGAGGTGTTGCAGGACAAGCAGATCGACGGTCGTTGGGTGCTCGTCTTCACCTGCCACCCGCAGGAGATGACGGCGGAGCGCAAGGCCCGCACCGGCGAGTACTGCACCTGGTCGGTGCCCGGCGAGGGTCCGCTCGGGCCCTGGGACATCGACGCGGCCCAGCCGTTCGAGGCCGAGCCCCACCTGTTCGCCGCACCGCTCGTGCAGCGGCGTGACGGGTCGTGGGCGCTGGTCGGGTTCCGCAACGTCGAGCCGGAGGGCTTCGACGGGTTCGAGATCATCGACCCCATCCCGGTGACCCTCGACGCAGACGGCTACCTCGTCGCCACGGACGACTACGCGCCGCACCCCAGCAGCTACGCCCGCCTCGCGACCGCCGAGAAAACAGCAGGCGAGTCGGCCTGA
- a CDS encoding DUF2087 domain-containing protein: protein MDRPALQDALKNRDAVLRAFVRPDGSLVSIPTKISKRLVVLDLIAQEFAVGEVYEETEVNATLRAFHPDVAALRRYLVEQEFMDRRDGRYWRAGGTVDGI, encoded by the coding sequence ATGGACCGACCTGCCCTCCAGGACGCCCTCAAGAACCGTGACGCGGTGCTGCGCGCCTTCGTCCGCCCCGACGGCAGCCTCGTGTCGATCCCGACCAAGATCAGCAAGCGGCTCGTCGTGCTCGACCTCATCGCGCAGGAGTTCGCGGTGGGTGAGGTCTACGAGGAGACCGAGGTGAACGCGACGCTGCGGGCGTTCCATCCCGACGTGGCGGCGCTGCGGCGGTACCTCGTCGAGCAGGAGTTCATGGACCGGCGCGACGGCCGGTACTGGCGCGCAGGGGGGACCGTCGACGGCATCTGA
- a CDS encoding urease subunit gamma — protein MHLSPADTEKLLLSVAGMVARDRLSRGVLLNHPESVALLSTWVIERAREGALVADLMEEGRTVLGREQVMDGVAEMIADVQVEATFPDGRKLVTLHHPIA, from the coding sequence ATGCACCTGTCCCCCGCGGACACCGAGAAGCTCCTGCTGTCCGTCGCCGGGATGGTCGCGCGCGACCGGCTCTCCCGGGGCGTGCTGCTCAACCACCCCGAGTCGGTCGCCCTGCTGTCCACCTGGGTCATCGAACGCGCCCGCGAGGGTGCCCTCGTCGCCGACCTCATGGAGGAGGGCCGGACCGTCCTGGGTCGCGAGCAGGTGATGGACGGGGTCGCGGAGATGATCGCCGACGTGCAGGTCGAGGCGACGTTCCCCGACGGCCGCAAGCTCGTCACCCTCCACCACCCGATCGCCTGA
- the ureB gene encoding urease subunit beta produces MSSTSSGPGAVRVRPGTVTINADRTDAERRTLVIVNTGDRPVQIGSHLHLPDSNTALSFDRDAAHGFRLDIPSGTSVRFEPGVSREVDAVALRGRRRVPGLQVDGRVDEHGEGGSLDG; encoded by the coding sequence TTGAGCAGCACCAGTTCCGGACCGGGGGCCGTCCGCGTCAGGCCGGGCACCGTCACGATCAACGCCGACCGCACCGACGCCGAACGCCGCACCCTCGTCATCGTCAACACCGGCGACCGCCCCGTCCAGATCGGGTCGCACCTGCACCTGCCCGACAGCAACACCGCGCTGTCCTTCGACCGCGACGCCGCCCACGGGTTCCGCCTCGACATCCCGAGCGGGACCTCCGTCCGGTTCGAGCCGGGGGTGAGCCGTGAGGTCGACGCCGTCGCCCTGCGGGGACGGCGGAGGGTGCCGGGACTGCAGGTCGACGGCAGGGTGGACGAGCACGGCGAGGGAGGGAGCCTCGATGGCTGA